Below is a window of Corynebacterium kalinowskii DNA.
GGTGAAATTAACTGGATTTTTGCGTTGTGCTTTGGCTTGGCAGCCCTCATCACCACCCTCACTGTGCGATTGAGTGGCCTGTTCATCACTGTGGCATCTCAACCATTTCTTTTCGGGCTATTTGTCCCAATCACGGCGTGGTTCATTGCCCGTTCAAATCTTTCCGGTGGCGCTGATCAGTGGTCAAAAACCATGATCCTTTCTGCGCTGTACCCACTCGCGCAGTTCTTCCCGGCTCTCGCCGCGATTACTGCCGTGGCAATCGCGATCGCTGTGTGGCGCTGGCGGGGTGCGAAAAAGCGCTATCTCAATGACCTGCAGCTCCTTGAGCGTCAACGCAAGAGCGAGGCCCGGAGCGAGCGTCAAAATCGACAAACGGCCACGCGGGTACGCCAGATTTCTCGTCGCCCCCGTCGACGCGAGGATTCCGAAGGTGAGCGTATTCCGTTCACCGAGCTGATCAAGGACGTCAACTCGCGCGCTGACCAGCGCCGGGCAGAACGAGGACAACAGCGACCAACCCAGCGCATGACCCCACGCACACCGGGGGCCGACCGAGACCGCAGTGCCCGACGTCCGGGCGTCGAAAAGCCGGCTCCCTCCCGGGCAGTAAAACCCGAGCAGAAGCCGGCTCGCCGTTCGCTCAGTGACGACCTCTACAGCTAGCGCTGTGCCCGGTTGCCTGGACGCAGATCACGCGGCAACGAGAACACGATCTTTTCGGCAGCGGTAACCACTTCTTCCACATCGGTAAAGCCAAAGCCTTCGAGCTTCTCGAGCACATCACGCACGAGGATTTCCGGCACGGAAGCGCCCGAGGTGATACCGATCGTGGAAACGCCCTCCAGCCATTCATCCTCCACCTGAGATGCGAAATCAACAAGGTAGGATGCCTGCGCACCGTTTTGCAGCGCGACCTCGACAAGACGCTTGGAGTTCGAGGAGTTCTGCGAACCGACCACAATAACCAGGTCGCACTGTGGCGCGATGGCCTTCACGGCCACCTGGCGGTTTTGGGTGGCGTAGCAAATATCGTCACTTGGTGGGTCGATGAGGTTCGGGAACTTGGCCTTCAGCAGCGTCACGATTTCCATGGTCTCGTCCACCGACAACGTGGTCTGGGACAGCCACACCAGCTTCTCGTCCAAACCAAACTCGAGCTTCTCGACGCCAGCAACACCGTCAACGAGGTGCACTACGTCCGGCGCCTCGCCCGCGGTACCTTCGACCTCTTCGTGGCCTTCGTGCCCAATGAGCAGAATCTGGAAGCCATCGCGGGCAAATCGCTTGACCTCGTTATGCACCTTAGTCACCAGCGGACAGGTGGCATCCAGCGTGTTGAGGTTCAGCTGACGAGCCTCCTCATGCACAGCTGGGCTCACGCCGTGGGCGGAGAACACCAGGTGTGCGCCTTCTGGAACTTCGGTGGTTTCATCTACGAAAATTGCACCGCGTTCCGCCAAAGTATCCACAACATAGCGATTGTGCACAATCTCCTTGCGGACGTAAACAGGGGCTCCGTATTTATCCAGCGCACGCTCGACAGTTTCTACTGCGCGGTCCACGCCGGCGCAGTAGCCACGAGGGGCTGCAAGTAATACTTTCTTCGTCAGGGTTTGCGTCATGGTGCCTAGCGTACCCAGACAGTCTCACAAACGCCTAAGATTGCAGTTTGTATTGATCCGGCGACCACATGTGAAGGGGGCTCATGAGCGCGGCAACGACGCCCGACAATCCATGGCCAGTACGCGAAGTGAACGCGAAAGTTAAGTCGTGGATCGAAAAGCTCGGGCACATTTGGGTCGAGGGCCAGCTCACCCAGGTTAATGTCAAGCCGACGTGGAAGTTGTCGTACCTGACTTTGCGTGACCCGGAGGCTGAAGCCAGCGTCCAGATCACTTGCCCGACCTCGCTCATCCAGGCCTTCCCCACTCAGCTCAAAGACGGTGACCGAGTGGTGGTTTATGGCAAACCCGCGTTCTACGCGGGCCGAGGCTCCTTCTCGTTGTGGGTGACGGATATCCGCGCTGTGGGTGTGGGCGAGCTCCTGGCCCGCATCGAACGCCTGCGCGCCCAGCTGGCATCAGAAGGGCTTTTCGATGTCTCTCGCAAGAAACCTCTCCCCTTCCTTCCTAACAAGATTGGCCTCATCACCGGCCGAGGGTCGGCCGCGGAACGCGACGTGCTGGCGGTTGCTGAGGGCCGATGGCCGGAGGTGCGGTTCGAGGTCATCAACACGGCGGTGCAAGGAGCGAGTGCAGTTACCGAGATCATCGCTGCTCTGGAACAGCTCGATGCAAACCCTGAGGTTGACGTCATTATCATCGCCCGTGGTGGTGGTTCGGTAGAGGACTTGTTGCCGTTCTCCGAAGAGGCACTGCAGCGCGCCGTCGCAGCAGCGAGCACCCCTGTGGTTTCTGCCATCGGCCACGAGCCCGATAATCCTGTGCTGGACAACGTGGCGGATCTCCGCGCAGCGACCCCTACGGACGCCGCCAAGCGGGTCGTGCCTGATGTCGCCGCGGAACGAGCACTCATTTCGGAACTGCGCAGTCGCTCTCGCGCTGCACTACGAGGCTGGGTAGAGCGGGAACAGCGTGGGCTTGCCCAATTGCGCAGCCGACCGGTGCTCGCCAATCCATACTCGCCAATTCAGCAACGATCCGAGGAGTTGCAGCGAGCGCTCAAATACATGCGCCGAGAGATCCAAATGCTGCTGAGCGCAGCGAAAGCAGAATCGATGGCGTTACGCGCACAAATCAGCACGCTAGGGCCTGCGGCAACTCTCGCTCGGGGATACGCAGTGGTCCAGGTGGTACCACGCGATGG
It encodes the following:
- a CDS encoding DUF6542 domain-containing protein gives rise to the protein MPKPTTTTNRPRRAAHNASSRGLSLWTAFSINVAALITGLLLSISFGEINWIFALCFGLAALITTLTVRLSGLFITVASQPFLFGLFVPITAWFIARSNLSGGADQWSKTMILSALYPLAQFFPALAAITAVAIAIAVWRWRGAKKRYLNDLQLLERQRKSEARSERQNRQTATRVRQISRRPRRREDSEGERIPFTELIKDVNSRADQRRAERGQQRPTQRMTPRTPGADRDRSARRPGVEKPAPSRAVKPEQKPARRSLSDDLYS
- a CDS encoding 4-hydroxy-3-methylbut-2-enyl diphosphate reductase; translated protein: MTQTLTKKVLLAAPRGYCAGVDRAVETVERALDKYGAPVYVRKEIVHNRYVVDTLAERGAIFVDETTEVPEGAHLVFSAHGVSPAVHEEARQLNLNTLDATCPLVTKVHNEVKRFARDGFQILLIGHEGHEEVEGTAGEAPDVVHLVDGVAGVEKLEFGLDEKLVWLSQTTLSVDETMEIVTLLKAKFPNLIDPPSDDICYATQNRQVAVKAIAPQCDLVIVVGSQNSSNSKRLVEVALQNGAQASYLVDFASQVEDEWLEGVSTIGITSGASVPEILVRDVLEKLEGFGFTDVEEVVTAAEKIVFSLPRDLRPGNRAQR
- the xseA gene encoding exodeoxyribonuclease VII large subunit; translated protein: MSAATTPDNPWPVREVNAKVKSWIEKLGHIWVEGQLTQVNVKPTWKLSYLTLRDPEAEASVQITCPTSLIQAFPTQLKDGDRVVVYGKPAFYAGRGSFSLWVTDIRAVGVGELLARIERLRAQLASEGLFDVSRKKPLPFLPNKIGLITGRGSAAERDVLAVAEGRWPEVRFEVINTAVQGASAVTEIIAALEQLDANPEVDVIIIARGGGSVEDLLPFSEEALQRAVAAASTPVVSAIGHEPDNPVLDNVADLRAATPTDAAKRVVPDVAAERALISELRSRSRAALRGWVEREQRGLAQLRSRPVLANPYSPIQQRSEELQRALKYMRREIQMLLSAAKAESMALRAQISTLGPAATLARGYAVVQVVPRDGSAPAVVTTVEQSPPGSQLRIRVGDGSITAAAMGNQKLN